CCGCCCCGCCCCGCGACGGCCTGCTGACCCCGCAGCCGGCGGCCGAGCCGAGCCTGACCAGCGCCGCCCGCCCGGCCGCGATCGCGCAGACCCTGTTCGGCCAGGCCGAGGCCGCGCTCGATCGCATCGCGCTCGCCCAGTACGCCTCGCTGCCGCCGGAGGCCGCGCGCCTCGACCAGCAGCCACCAGCGCGCTGGCTGACCGAGATCCCGCTCGCCTTGCCGAATGGCACCGCCGTGCTGCCGCTGGAGATCGAGCGCGATCCCCCGCAATCCGGCTCCGCCACGCCCGAGGCGCCGCTCTGGCGCGTGCGCTTCGCGCTCGATGTCGAGCCGCTCGGGGCCTTGCAGGGCGTGGTCACGCTGCAAGGCCGCGCCATCGGCGTCTCCTTCTGGGCCGAGCGCGAGGACACCAGCCGCCTGCTGCGTCAGGCGACTCCCGATCTGGAGACCTCGCTGCTCAGGTCGCGCTTCGACAGCGCCGAGTTCGAGGTCTTCACCGGCCACCCGCAGCAGGCCAAGGCGGCCGCCGGCCAGTTCCTGGACCGCCGCTCATGAGCCAATCGCAACCGCTGCCGCTCGCCGTCGCGCTCGAATATGACGGTCAGGGCGCGCCGCGCGTCACCGCCAAGGGCCATGGCGTCGTCGCTGAAAAGATCATCGAGACTGCGCGCGAACATGACATCGCCATCGAGCAGAACGCAGCGCTCGCGCAGGCGCTCTCGGCGGTCGAGCTCGAAGACAGCATCCCCGAGGAGCTTTATCTCGCCACCGCGCAGGTGATCGCCTTCGTGCTCGGCCTGCGCCGCCGTGGTGGCCCATCGCGCCCATGACCGCTTCGATCGCGGTCCGCCGCCTGCCGGCCGGGACCTATGGCGCTGTTTACGCCGAAGCCTTCGCCGATCTCTGCCGGCGCGCCGAGGCGCCCAATCTGCATATGGCTCCGGCAGCCGTCGCGGCGGCCCTGAGCTTCGGCATCGCAAACGACGACATCGTCGTGCTGGCTGCCCATGCGTCCGACGGCGAAGACCTCCTCGGCCTTTGGGCCCTGCGTCGAACGCGCAGCCTCCACAGCGGTCTCGTCCCGGTCCTCGAAGCGCCGCTGGTGTCGCTCTACGAGGTGTCCTCGGCCCCGGTGCTCGATCGCGGGCGTGCGCATGACGCCGCCGCGGCCCTGATCCTGACCATCGCCGAGGCACCCGATCTGCCGAAGATCCTGAAGCTGCCGCTGCTGCCCATGCAGGGCAACGTCTTCGCCGCGCTCGAATCCGCGCTGGCGGCAACCGGCAGCTCCATCGCGACCTTCGAGCGCTGGCAGCGGCCGATGCTGGTCCCGGAACCCGGCGACGACGCTGAGCGCTATCTGCGCCGCGCCCTCGGCCAGGGCTACAAGAAGCGCATGCAGCAGCATCGCCAGCTGGAGAAGGCCGGCACGCTCGCCTATCAGCGCCATCGTGGCGCCGAAGCCATCGCCACGCTGGAGGATTTTCTCGCGCTTGAGGCGGCCGGCTGGAAAGGCCGTGGCGGCACCGCTCTTACCAGCCTGGCGCGCGACGGCGCCTATATCCGCGAGATCATCGGGAATTTCGCCGCCGCCGACGCCATCCGCGTCGACCTGCTCCGGCTGGACGACCAGCCCATCGCCGGCGGCCTGCTGCTCGACCTCGCCGGCCAGTCGCATTTCCTCAAGATCGCCTATGACGAGGGCAAGGCCCGGCTCTCGCCCGGGCGGGCGCTCGCCATCGCGATGCTGCGTGCCGATTTCGCCGCGGGCCGCCCCTTCCTGCTCGACAGCGGCGCCGGCGACCGGGTCGATCCGTCTGCCTATCCCTGGGGCGAACGGCAGGAGATGGCGAATGCGATCGTCGCGCTCGCCGGCCACTCCGCCGCCCTGCCCAAGCTGGCCGCGGCAGCGCGCATGCGGCTGAGACACTGGCGCGACCGCAGCCCGCGTTGACCGGGGCAGCAAGCTGCTCGATAGACGATGGACGAAACGCCGCGACTGGCGCTAGGAGGATCATGCGCGTTCTGGTGACGGGGGCGGCCGGCTTCATCGGCAACGAGACAGCCCGGGTTCTGCTCGAACGCGGCGACGAGGTCGTCGGCACCGACAATCTCAACGACTATTACGATCCGGCCCTGAAACAGGCGCGGCTCGCCCGCCTCGACGGCCGCAACCGCTTCAGCTTCGAAAAGCTCGACCTCGCCGATCGCGACGGCATGGCCAGGCTCTTTGCCGAAGGGCGCTTCGAGCGCGTCGTCCATCTCGGCGCCCAGGCGGGCGTGCGCTTCTCGATCGAGAACCCGCAGGCCTATCTCGATTCCAATCTCACCGGCTTCGGCCATGTGCTGGAGGGCTGCCGCCGCAATGGCGTCGGGCACCTCGTCTACGCCTCGTCGAGCTCGGTCTACGGCGCCAACACCCGCACACCCTTCCGCGTCGAGGACAATGTCGACCATCCGGTCAGCCTCTACGCCGCGACCAAGAAGGCGAACGAGGGCATGGCTCATGCCTACAGCCATCTCTATGGGCTGCCGACCACGGGCCTGCGCTTCTTCACGGTCTATGGCCCCTGGGGCCGGCCCGACATGGCGCCGATGATCTTCACCCGGAAGATCTTGGCCGGCGAGCCGATCGAGGTCTTCAACGAGGGCAAGCACGAGCGCGACTTCACCTATGTCGACGATATCGTCGAGGGCGTGGTGCGCGTGCTCGACCAGGTCGCTGCGCCCGACTCCGCCTGGTCGAGCGACGAGCCCGGCCCCGCCACCTCCTCTGCCCCCTGGCGGCTCTACAATATCGGCAATTCCGATCCCGTGCCGCTGATGGACTTCATTGCCACGATCGAGCAGGCGCTCGGCAAAAAGGCGGTGATGGAGATGAGGCCGCGCCAGCCCGGCGACGTGCTGCGTACCGCCGCCGACGTCTCGGCGCTGGAGGCGGCCGTCGGCTTCCGCCCGCACACGCCGCTCGCCGACGGCATCGGTCGGATGGTGCGCTGGTATCGCGATTTCTACCGGGTTTGAAACTCGATTGGACCAAACGAGCCCTCATCCTAAGGAGCCGCGAAGCGGCGTCTCGAAGGATGCTTCAGGAGGCTCCGGAATCCGCTAGAGCATCCTTCGAGACGCGATCTGCGATCGCTCCTCAGGATGAGGGCTGAGAAAAGTTCCGAACAGGCACAAAGGACGAACCATGGCATCGCCTGCGAAGATCGGCATCGTCACCGTCTCCGACCGCGCTTCGGCCGGCGTCTATGCCGACGAGGGCGGGCCGGCCATCCTCGACTATTTCAGCAAGGCATTGGCCAGCCCTTGGCAGGCGGTGACGCGTGTCATCCCCGACGAGCGCGCCGGCATCGCGCAGACGCTGACCGAGCTCGCCGACAAGGAAGGTTGCTGCCTGATCGTCACGACGGGCGGCACCGGCCCGGCCCCGCGTGACGTCACGCCGGAAGCGACCGAGGACGTGATCGACAAGCTGATGCCGGGCTTCGGCGAACTGATGCGCCAGGTCAGCCTCGCCAAGGTGCCGACCGCGATCCTCTCGCGCCAGCTTGCCGGCATTCGCGGCAAGTCGCTGATCGTCAACCTGCCCGGCCGCCCGCGCGCCATCGCCGAATGCCTCGACGCGGTGATGCCGGCGATCCCCTACTGCATCGACCTGATCGAGGGCCCTTATATCGAAACCGACCCGGCGGTCGTCGTCGCGTTCCGGCCGGGGCAGAAGCCGAAAGGGTGAACAATACCTCGACCGATACCACCCGCCTCTCCTTATGAGCGTTTATCGGATGGTAGCTTCACTGCTGTAGGACTAAACGGACCAGTTCCCGCCGGAAGTTCGATATGACTGCAAAGATCGTTCCCCTCGTCATGGCCGGCGGCTCCGGCACCCGGCTCTGGCCGCTCTCGCGCGACACCATGCCGAAGCAGTTCATCGCACTGCTGGATGATGGCCTCTCGACCTTCCAGGCGACGCTGCAGCGCCTGGTCGATCCAGCCTTCGGCGCGCCGATCGTCATCACCAACAATGATTTCCGCTTCATCGTCGCCGAGCAGATGCTGGCGCTCGGCATCAAGGGCGAGATCGTGCTCGAACCCGAGCGGCGCGATTCCGCCGCGGCCATCGCGGTCGGCACGGTCATGGCCGGCAAGCGCGACCCCGAGGCCGTCTGCGTCGCGCTCGCCTCCGACCATGTCGTGGGCGATACCGAAGCCTTCCGCCAGGACTGCAAGCGCGCCGCCCGCCTGGCCGCAACCGGCCTGATCATGACGCTCGGCATCAAGCCGACGCATCCGTCGACCGCCTATGGCTATCTCGCCCCCGGCGAGGCCTTGTCGGAGCCCGGTGCCAATCGCCTCTCCCGCTTCGTCGAGAAGCCGAAGTTCGATGTCGCCGAGAAATACGTCGCCGAAGGCTATCTCTGGAACAGCGGCAACTTCCTGTTCTCGGCCAAGACCATGCGCGAGGAGCTCTCGCGCCATGCCCCTGACGTGCTCTCGGCGGCCGAGGCCGCGGTCGACAAGGCGAGCCGGGACCTCGACTTCCTGCGGCTCGACCCCGACAGCTTCGGCAGGGCCACCAAGATCTCGATCGACTATGCCGTGATGGAGCGCACCGCCCATGCAGGCATGCTCGCTGCTTCTTTCGACTGGTCCGATGTCGGCTCCTGGGATTCGATCCATGCGATCAAGCCGCAGGACGGCGACGGCAACGTGCTGGAGGGTCCGGCGGTCGCGCTCGATACCCGCCGCTCGCTGATCCGCAGCGAGGAGGTATTGACCACCGTGGTCGGGCTCGACGACGTCGTCGTGGTCTCGACCCGCGATGCCGTGCTCGTCGCCTCGATGGCGGCGGCCGGCAAGGTCAAGACCCTGGTCGAGCAGATGAAGGCGGATGGGCGCCCGGAAGCCAGCGAGCATTTACGCATCTACCGGCCCTGGGGCTGGTATCAGCGCATCGACATCGGCGCCCGCTTCCAGGTCAAGCACATCCACGTCAAGGAGGGCGGCCAGCTCAGCCTGCAGAAGCATTTCCACCGCGCCGAGCACTGGGTCGTGGTGCGCGGCACGGCCGAGGTCACGCTCGATGACACCGTCCGCTTCGTTCACGAGAATGAGTCCGTCTATCTGCCGATCGGCTGCACGCACCGGCTGAAGAACCCCGGCAAGATCGGGCTCGAGCTGATCGAGGTCCAGGTCGGCAGCTACACCGGCGAGGACGACATCGTCCGCATCGAGGACATCTACGCGCGCAGTTGAGACCGTGTGCGGCCCCGATTGACGTGATTGTTCCCCATTTGGGGGGATACGGCGAGAACAGGACTCCATAGCCACGCCGAGTGGGCGATCTTACCCCGCTCTGGCCTCGAGGAGATTCCCGATGCTCAAGCCCGCTGCTCTGCTGGCCGCAATCGCGGTCTTCCTGATGGCCATCGTACCGGCCGAGGCGGCCAGGTCCGCCTATAAAACCGGGATCGCAAGCGCCAAGAAGCGTGGGTTTTCCAACCGCAAATGCTACGCATCGGTCTTCGCGACCTACGCCACGCAGAACAGGCACAGCAAGTTCAGGGCGCCAGCCGGTACCAGCAAGGCGGCCATCGGCTACAGGAACGAGCAGATGAGCAAATGCGGTATTTCGGTCTGACGGCGCGGATCGAGCGCGTTCGCATCGAGGGCATCTCGGCGCGCAGTTGAGGGCGCTCAGGTCGGCGTCGATGGCGGCTCTTGTCCAAGGGCTGGCAGCGTCGCGAGCCCCCTCACCCCAGCACCCTCTCCCGCAAGGTGACGGGGATAGGGTGCTGCCTGCCCCTCAGTCCTTCGCCAGCTCCTGCCCGATCGCACGGATCAGTTCCGGCGAGAGCGGGTCCATCCGCGAGCTGAAACTGCCGACCAGGCTGCCGTCGCGGCCGATCAGGTATTTGTGGAAATTCCAGCTCGGCAACTCGCTCGGGCGCTGGTTGGCGGCCCAGCGATAGAACGGGTGGGCATCCGGCCCGCGCACCACGTTCTTCTGGGTGATCGGATAGTTCGCGCCATGGCTCTGGCGGACCGCTTCGGCGATCGCCGCGCCGTCGAGCGGCTCCTGCCCGCCGAAGTCATTGCTCGGCACCGCGATCAGGACGAGGCCGCGCTCGCGATAGCGCTCCCAGAGCTGCTCCAACCCGGCGAATTGCCCGGCCAGCCCGCACTGCGTCGCCGTGTTGACGATCAGGATCGGCTTGTGGCGATAAGCCGAGAGCGGGATGCGCCCGCCTTCCGCCCGGTCGAAGCTGAAGGCGTAGGCATTGCCCTCTCCCTGCGCGGCGAGCGCCGGAGTAGCCGGTGCGAGCGCGAGCAAGGCGAGAATCTGGCGACGACTGAAGCGCATGGGCAAGCTCCGCGATGTTGCGAGGCTAAGGCCGATCGAGCCTACTCGCAAAGTAAGATATCCGCGAGCGAAAATGAAAAACGCCCCGGCGCGGGCCGGGGCGTCGATCATTCGCCAGGGCCGCCGGCCGCTCAGCAGGCGAGCACCTTCTTCACGCGCACCTCGAGATCGCGCAGCTCATAGGGCTTCACGACATAATGGTCGGCGCCGTTGCTGGTCGCCTCGTCCATCTTGTCGACCGAGCGTTCCGAGGTCGCCATGATGATCTTGATCTGGTTGAGTTCCGGCACCGAGCGGATGGCGCGCAGGAGGTCGATGCCGCTCATCCCGTCCATGTTCCAGTCGAGCAGCAGCAGATCATAGCGCTTGGTCTGCATCTTCATCAGGGCCTCGCGGGCGTTCTCCGCCTCGTCGATGTCCTGGAACTCGATCTGCTTGAGGAAATAGGTGGCAAGGCCACGCATGCTCTTCTGGTCGTCGACCACGAGGATGCGGTAGTCGCTTCTCGCCTTGGACATGGCAACTCTCCTATAGCATCGGACCGAAAAATGGACTCCACTTTTCGGAGGAATCCGATGCGATAACAATGTGATAGATCATCGTGACCGCGTCCGTTCGGACGCGCGATGATCTATGCGGTGCGCTGCTGCGGGCGCTCGCCCAGCAGTGCCGCGATGGCGCCTCCGATCTGGTCGAGCGGCACGACCCGTTCGGCGGCGCCCAACTCGAACGCGGCTTTCGGCATCCCGTTTACCACACAGGTCTCGCCACTTTGGATTAACGTCGCAGCGCCGGCTTTGCGCATGGCTAACAAACCGTCAGCGCCATCGCGGCCCATGCCGGTAAGCAGCACGCCGATCGCATGCGCCCCGAGCGCCCGGGCAACCGAATGGAACATCACGTCGACCGAGGGGCAGTGCCCGCTGACCAGCGGCGCCTCCTTGAGATGACAGATGAGCTCGCCGCGGCGCTCCTCGATCTCGAGATGCTTTGGGCCGCCCGGCGCCACGACCGCCATGCCCGGCCGAAGCCGCTCGCCATCGGCCGCCTCGCGCACGTCGAGCCCGGTCGCGGCCGAGAGCCGCGCGGCGAACTTGGCGGTGTAGCCCGCCGGCATGTGCTGCACCACGGCGATCGGCAGGCGCAAATGCGCGGCGTCGCGCATCACGGTCTGCACCGCCGGCACGCCGCCGGTCGAGGCGCCGATCGCGATCAGCGCGACCTTGCCGTGATTGGCTGGCGCATGAGACGCCACCGTCGGCCTGACCGGCACGGCCATGGCCGACCGCTGTTGGGCCACGAGCCCCTTGGCGGCCGCCAGCATCCGCCGGCTGGCCGAGGCGCGCTGCAGCGCCGCGGCGACATGCTTCATGAAGCCTTCGAGCGTATGCGTTGACCCGTCCGGCTTCTCGATGAAGTCGATCGCGCCGAGCTCCAGCGCCTGGATGGTGTTGTCGGCGCCCGGCCCGCCGAAGGCAGAGACGATCAGCACCGGCAGCGGGTCCTGCTTCAGCACCCGCGCCAGCAGCTTGAGGCCGTGCCGGCCGGGCAGCTCGAGATCGAGCGTCAGGATGTCGGGCCGCAGGTCCTGGATCGCGTCCCAGCCCTCCTCGGCGCTGCCGGCGACGCCGATCACCTGGAAGCCGGGCGTCGAGTTGATGATCTGCGTCATCAACTTCTGCATCAGCACGGAATCGTCGACGACGAGGACCTTCACCGGGCCGGCGGACGAGGTCAGCGGGCTCATCACCAGATCTCCACTTCACCAGCCACCGGCTGGGTCTTGAGGCGGTTGAGGTAGGCCATCTCCTGCTCGCGCTCGGGATCGCGCGCCGCCTGCTGGACGTGCTGGACCCAGGCGCGCCCGGTCGCGGGCTGGTAGTGGATGCGGCGCGAACGTGTGCCGCCGACATCCCTGGATACCACCGGAATGCCCTCGCGGGCGAGGAACTCGTTGACGAAGATGATGTTGCCCTCGCCGATCGCCAGCATGGTGGCGCCGGAGAGCACGCGCGCACCGCCGAAGACCTTGGCCTCGAGCTGGCCGCGCCTGGCGCCGCGCTTGAGCAGCCCGTTGATCAGCACTTCCATGGCAGTGTCGCCATAGCGCTCGCCGGCACTGGCGTCGGTGCCGCCATTGTTCTTCGGCAGCAGGAAATGGTTTAGCCCGCCGACGCCGATCTGCGGGTCGCGCATGCAGACTGAGACGCAGGAGCCGAGCACGGTGGCGACGATCTCGTCCTTGGCCGAGGTGATCTCGTGCTCGCCCGGCGCAACCGTGATGATGGTCGCTTCGAAGCGCGGATCGAAATAGCGCCGTGAGGATCGGGTCAGGCTCATGGCGTGCGCTCGTAGATGGTGCGGCCGATCAGCCTGAGCTGGGGATGCGGCTGCGGCAGGGATTCGGAATGGCCGAGATAGAGGAAGCCGCCGGGCTGCAGCAGGGCGACATAGCGGTCGAGGATCGCGGCCTTGGTCGGTGTATCGAAATAGATGAAGACGTTGCGGCAGAAGATCACGTCGAACGGCCCCTTCATCGGCCAGCGCTCGATCAGGTTCAGCCGCTTGAAGGCGATGAGCCGCTTCAGGTCCTCGGCGATGCGGGCTTCGCCGCGGGAACTCTGGCCCTCCAGCCTGAGCAGCGGGCGTAAGTCCGCCGGCAGCCGGTCGAACTGCTCGGCCGGGTATTGCCCCGCCGCCGCCCGGTCGAGGATGTCAGTGTCGATGTCGGTCGCGAGGATCTTGAAGTCGAGATCGCTGCGATGGCCGATCACGTCGCGCGAGATCGCGGCGGCGCTGTAGGGCTCCTCGCCCGAGGAGCAGGCCGCCGACCAGATCCGGATGCGCCCGCGCCGCCCTGCCCGCTCCTGGATCAGGCGCGGCAGCACGTCCTTGCGCAGGTGGTCGAAATGATGGCGCTCGCGGAAGAAGGCGGTGTGGTTGGTGGTGACCGCGTTGATCAGCTCGGGAATCTCGTCGCTCGCCGACGGCGTGCGCAGATAGGCGCAGTATTCCGCGATCGAGCCGAGGCCGAGCACCTTGACGCGCCGCGCCAGCCGGCCGCGCGCCATCGCCTCCTTGTGCTCGCGGATGACGATGCCGGCGTGCTCGTAGACCAGCTTGGCCACCAGGGCCATATCGTCCCGGCTGAGCGTGGTGTCTGACTGGACAGGTTGCGGGGCAAGCATGCTCTGACTCTGTGGCGCGGCTTAGGACTCGACCCACTCATCCATCCGGCCGCCACCGGCGACGCGGCGGCGCGGAGTGGCGGGGCGGGCTTCGGTGGAACGATGATGGTCCTGGCGGGCCGGCGCACGGCGCGGCTCGCTCAGTGCAGGGGCCGGCAGCGATCGTGCATGAGCCATCGGCCGCTCGAAGCGGAAGACGTCGGCGAGCTCGCGCAGCGCCTGTGTCTGCTCGGCGAGGCTCGCCGCCGCGCCGGCGCTCTGCTCGGCCAGTGCCGCATTCTGCTGCGTCGCCTCGTCCATCGCTGTGACGGAGCGGCTCATCGCGGCGATGTCGCCGGCCTGACCGGCGCTCGCCTGCGAAATCTCCGACACCGTCGCCGAGACCTGCTCGACCGCCGTGACGATCTTGCCGAGCGTCTCGCCGGTCCGGCGCACCAGGCGCACGCCTTCGGCAACCTGCGCATTTGAATTGGCGATCACGCCCTTGATGTCCTTGGCGGCCGTGGCCGAGCGCTGCGCCAAAGTGCGCACCTCGCTTGCGACCACGGCGAAGCCCTTCCCGGCCTCACCGGCGCGGGCGGCCTCGACCGCAGCGTTCAGCGCCAGCAAGTTGGTCTGGAAGGCGATGCCGTCGATCACGGTGACGATCTCGGCGATCCGCGCCGAGGACTGCTCCATCTGCCCGATCGCTGCGATCGTCTCGGCGACGACCTGCTGCCCGCTGCCGGCGACCGCCATCGCCTCGCCGGCGAGCTCAGTCGCGGCGCGCGAGCGGCCGGCGCTCTGCGTGATCGAGGCCGCGAGCTGGCCGGTGGTATCGGCCGTCTCTTCCAGGCCTGCAGCCGATTGTTCAGTGCGCCCGGCAAGGTCGACCGCGCCCGCCTTGATCTCCACCGCCGTCGCCGCGACATGCGCGGCTGCCAGCTGGATGCCGGAGACGGTCTGCGTCAGCCGTGCCAAAGTCTGGTTGAGCCCGGCCTTCAGCTCGCCGAGCCGCCCGTCATAGACGCCATCGATACGGCCCGTCAGATCCCCTTCGCTGAGGCCGGCCAGCACGGCGGCGAACTCGTCGGTGGCGGCCTCGACGATCGCGTTGATCTCGTTGACGCCCGTGGCGATGCGCTGCAGCGCCTCGGGCTTGCCGGCGAGCGGCACGCGCCGGGAGAAATCGCCCTCCGCCGCGGCGGCGACGACGGCCGCGACCTCGTCGGCGGCCCGCAACTCCTCGGTCAGCTCGCGCCACTCGATCGTCGAGCCGAGCCTCTGGCCATCGGGCTGCGTCGTGACGGTCAGCGTCAGCCCGACCATGCGCCGGCCGAGCGCGACGCGCATCGCGCGCGCTTCGGGAATGCCTTGCGGGCCGGCGAACAGCTCCAGCACCTTGCCGAGCATGTCCTTGGCCGAGACACCCGGGAAGGCAGCGCGGAAATCCTCCTGCGCCTCGCTGAAGAACTTGAGCAGCGACTTGTTGACGTAGACGATCCGCCCGTTCGCATCGCAGACCATGATCGCGGTGCGGCAGCCGTCGAGGGCCGCCCGGATCCGCCCGGCCTCGACCGAGCTTTCCTGGACCTGGCGCAGAGCCCGCGAGAGCTGGCCGATCTCGTCGCGGCGGGCGAGCTCCGGCGTGGCGCCGGGCGCACCCTCCGAGAGCTTCTCCATGCCTTCGCGCATCGCCATCATCGGCCGCGCCAGCGAACGGGCCACGAGCCAGCCAAGACCTGCCGCAACAGCCACGCCGGCGACGCCGAACGGCAAGGCCGTGCTTGCGAAACCCGACAGGGCCGCCTCGACCTGCTGGCTGGACAGGCCGATGGCGCCGAGCCGGGCGGTTGCGCTCTGCTGGACCGCGTATGCGACGAGCCCACCCGAAACGGCAGCGCCGCCGGCGAACAGCGCCGGCAGCTTGACCGAGAGTTTCGAGAAGGCGCCCAGCTGAGTCATCGGTTCTTTTTGTCTCTCAGGCGTTCCTGGCCATCATTCGGCATTCCGGCTGGGCGCTACCGGGCAAGGCCGACGACGCTCAGGCGACGCGCAGTTGCTTGTCCTGGTTGTCGCCGCCGTCGCGGATCACCGCGGCGAGGTCGAGCAAGGCGACGATCTCGGTGTCGAGCAGGACGAGGCCTTCGATCAGCCCGTGCTCGTCACGCTCCAGATCCGGCGCCGGCCGGACCGCGCTGACCGGCACGTCGACGATGTCGGAGACCGAGTCGACCAGCAAGCCGGCGGTCTTGTCCTCGACATCGACGACGACGATCACATGGGTCGCGGTCGCCTCGGTGGAGCCGAGGCCGATCGCGGTGCGCAGATCGTAGACCGCCAGGATCACGCCGCGCAGGTTGAGGACACCGCGCACATGCGGGGCCGCATGCGGCAGCGGCGTCGTCGCCTGCCAGCCCTTGATCTCGCGGACCATGCCGACATCGATGCCGAAGGTGCGGTCGCCGACCCGGAAGGTGACGATCCGGCGCGCTGCGGACTCAGGCTGCGCCGAGGTGAAATGCTTTTCGCTGAGCTGCAGGGACATGGTTCATCCAGCCAGTTTGAGTTCGGGAACGGGTTGGCGGACACCCGATGCGGCCAGGCGCAACATCGAGTCGACATCGAGAATGAGCGCGACGAGGCCGTCGCCCAGAATGGTCGCGGCGGAGGCGCCGTTGACCGTGCCGTAATTCGACTCGAGGCTCTTCACCACGACCTGCTGCTGCCCGACGATCTCGTCGACGGCGATGCCGACATTGCCGCCGCGCTCGGTCTCCGCGATGATGATGATGTTCTCGTCGCGCGTGCCGGCCGAGCCCATCACGGCCCCGAGCCGGTGGAGCGGCGTGATCTCGCCGCGCCAGCGCAGCACTTCCTGGCCGAAGGTCAGGTGCTCGATCGGCGTGTTGGCGAGGTGCTGCGTCTCGATCACGCTGGCGATCGGAATGACGTAGCGGTCGTCGCCGCAGCGGATCACCATGCCTTCGAGCACGGCGAGCGTCAGCGGCAAAGCGAGCGTGAACTTGCAGCCGCGACCGGGCTCGGAATCGACGCTGATGCGGCCGCCGAGCGATTCGACGTTGCGGCGCACCACGTCCATGCCGACGCCGCGGCCTGAGATGTCGCTGACCGCGTCCGCCGTCGACAGGCCGGCGGCGAAGATCAGCTGGTCGATCTCTTCCGGCGCAAGCTTCTCGTCGGCACCGACGAGACCGCGGGATTTCGCCTTGGCCAGCAGCCTGTCGCGACCGATGCCGCGCC
This genomic interval from Bosea sp. 29B contains the following:
- the cheB gene encoding chemotaxis-specific protein-glutamate methyltransferase CheB, producing the protein MSPLTSSAGPVKVLVVDDSVLMQKLMTQIINSTPGFQVIGVAGSAEEGWDAIQDLRPDILTLDLELPGRHGLKLLARVLKQDPLPVLIVSAFGGPGADNTIQALELGAIDFIEKPDGSTHTLEGFMKHVAAALQRASASRRMLAAAKGLVAQQRSAMAVPVRPTVASHAPANHGKVALIAIGASTGGVPAVQTVMRDAAHLRLPIAVVQHMPAGYTAKFAARLSAATGLDVREAADGERLRPGMAVVAPGGPKHLEIEERRGELICHLKEAPLVSGHCPSVDVMFHSVARALGAHAIGVLLTGMGRDGADGLLAMRKAGAATLIQSGETCVVNGMPKAAFELGAAERVVPLDQIGGAIAALLGERPQQRTA
- a CDS encoding mannose-1-phosphate guanylyltransferase/mannose-6-phosphate isomerase, with product MTAKIVPLVMAGGSGTRLWPLSRDTMPKQFIALLDDGLSTFQATLQRLVDPAFGAPIVITNNDFRFIVAEQMLALGIKGEIVLEPERRDSAAAIAVGTVMAGKRDPEAVCVALASDHVVGDTEAFRQDCKRAARLAATGLIMTLGIKPTHPSTAYGYLAPGEALSEPGANRLSRFVEKPKFDVAEKYVAEGYLWNSGNFLFSAKTMREELSRHAPDVLSAAEAAVDKASRDLDFLRLDPDSFGRATKISIDYAVMERTAHAGMLAASFDWSDVGSWDSIHAIKPQDGDGNVLEGPAVALDTRRSLIRSEEVLTTVVGLDDVVVVSTRDAVLVASMAAAGKVKTLVEQMKADGRPEASEHLRIYRPWGWYQRIDIGARFQVKHIHVKEGGQLSLQKHFHRAEHWVVVRGTAEVTLDDTVRFVHENESVYLPIGCTHRLKNPGKIGLELIEVQVGSYTGEDDIVRIEDIYARS
- the mog gene encoding molybdopterin adenylyltransferase, whose protein sequence is MASPAKIGIVTVSDRASAGVYADEGGPAILDYFSKALASPWQAVTRVIPDERAGIAQTLTELADKEGCCLIVTTGGTGPAPRDVTPEATEDVIDKLMPGFGELMRQVSLAKVPTAILSRQLAGIRGKSLIVNLPGRPRAIAECLDAVMPAIPYCIDLIEGPYIETDPAVVVAFRPGQKPKG
- a CDS encoding response regulator, translated to MSKARSDYRILVVDDQKSMRGLATYFLKQIEFQDIDEAENAREALMKMQTKRYDLLLLDWNMDGMSGIDLLRAIRSVPELNQIKIIMATSERSVDKMDEATSNGADHYVVKPYELRDLEVRVKKVLAC
- a CDS encoding chemoreceptor glutamine deamidase CheD → MSLTRSSRRYFDPRFEATIITVAPGEHEITSAKDEIVATVLGSCVSVCMRDPQIGVGGLNHFLLPKNNGGTDASAGERYGDTAMEVLINGLLKRGARRGQLEAKVFGGARVLSGATMLAIGEGNIIFVNEFLAREGIPVVSRDVGGTRSRRIHYQPATGRAWVQHVQQAARDPEREQEMAYLNRLKTQPVAGEVEIW
- a CDS encoding glutathione peroxidase; this encodes MRFSRRQILALLALAPATPALAAQGEGNAYAFSFDRAEGGRIPLSAYRHKPILIVNTATQCGLAGQFAGLEQLWERYRERGLVLIAVPSNDFGGQEPLDGAAIAEAVRQSHGANYPITQKNVVRGPDAHPFYRWAANQRPSELPSWNFHKYLIGRDGSLVGSFSSRMDPLSPELIRAIGQELAKD
- a CDS encoding EscU/YscU/HrcU family type III secretion system export apparatus switch protein produces the protein MSQSQPLPLAVALEYDGQGAPRVTAKGHGVVAEKIIETAREHDIAIEQNAALAQALSAVELEDSIPEELYLATAQVIAFVLGLRRRGGPSRP
- a CDS encoding flagellar hook-length control protein FliK; this encodes APPRDGLLTPQPAAEPSLTSAARPAAIAQTLFGQAEAALDRIALAQYASLPPEAARLDQQPPARWLTEIPLALPNGTAVLPLEIERDPPQSGSATPEAPLWRVRFALDVEPLGALQGVVTLQGRAIGVSFWAEREDTSRLLRQATPDLETSLLRSRFDSAEFEVFTGHPQQAKAAAGQFLDRRS
- a CDS encoding NAD-dependent epimerase translates to MRVLVTGAAGFIGNETARVLLERGDEVVGTDNLNDYYDPALKQARLARLDGRNRFSFEKLDLADRDGMARLFAEGRFERVVHLGAQAGVRFSIENPQAYLDSNLTGFGHVLEGCRRNGVGHLVYASSSSVYGANTRTPFRVEDNVDHPVSLYAATKKANEGMAHAYSHLYGLPTTGLRFFTVYGPWGRPDMAPMIFTRKILAGEPIEVFNEGKHERDFTYVDDIVEGVVRVLDQVAAPDSAWSSDEPGPATSSAPWRLYNIGNSDPVPLMDFIATIEQALGKKAVMEMRPRQPGDVLRTAADVSALEAAVGFRPHTPLADGIGRMVRWYRDFYRV
- a CDS encoding GNAT family N-acetyltransferase, which encodes MTASIAVRRLPAGTYGAVYAEAFADLCRRAEAPNLHMAPAAVAAALSFGIANDDIVVLAAHASDGEDLLGLWALRRTRSLHSGLVPVLEAPLVSLYEVSSAPVLDRGRAHDAAAALILTIAEAPDLPKILKLPLLPMQGNVFAALESALAATGSSIATFERWQRPMLVPEPGDDAERYLRRALGQGYKKRMQQHRQLEKAGTLAYQRHRGAEAIATLEDFLALEAAGWKGRGGTALTSLARDGAYIREIIGNFAAADAIRVDLLRLDDQPIAGGLLLDLAGQSHFLKIAYDEGKARLSPGRALAIAMLRADFAAGRPFLLDSGAGDRVDPSAYPWGERQEMANAIVALAGHSAALPKLAAAARMRLRHWRDRSPR